A window of Syntrophaceae bacterium genomic DNA:
CTCGCTGCAGCACCCCACCTCGCCGTTGCTGAGCGAGCCCCGCACCGAGAAGGAGATCCCGGGGATCGAGCACCTGGACTTCTTTGCGAAGCAGAAGCTCATCGTGCTGCGCAACCGGGGCCACATCGACGCCGAGTCGATCGAGGAGTACATCGCCCACGACGGCTATCTCGCCCTGTACAAGGCCCTGACGGCCATGACGCCCGAGGAGGTCATCGGCGAGGTGAAGCTCTCGGGCCTGCGCGGCCGGGGCGGCGCGGGGTTCCCCACGGGCACCAAGTGGGAAGAGGCGCGCAAGTACGCCGCCTTCCCGAAGTACGTCATCTGCAACGGCGACGAGGGAGACCCCGGCGCCTTCATGGACCGCAGCGTCATGGAGTCGGATCCCCACGCCGTCCTGGAGGGGATGATCGTCTGCGGTTACGCCATCGGCGCCCGCCAGGGCTACATCTACGTCCGGGCCGAGTATCCCCTGGCGCTGCGGATGCTGCGGACGGCCATCGACCGGGCCCGCGAGAAGGGGTTCCTGGGCCGCAACGTCCTGGGCACGGGGTTCGATTTCGACATCGACATCTACCCCGGGGCGGGGGCCTTCGTCTGCGGCGAATCGACGGCGCTCATGTACTCCATCGAGGGAAGGCGCGGCATGCCGCGCATCAAGCCCCCTCGTTCCACCGAGTCGGGTCTCTGGGGCCGGCCCACGTGCCTCAACAACGTGGAGACCTTCGCCAACATCCCCCGGATCATCCTCAACGGGGGCGCGTGGTTCCGCTCCATCGGCACCGAGGACAGCACGGGCACGAAGGTCTTTTCGCTGACGGGGGCCGTGAAGAACGTGGGTCTCGTGGAGGTGCCCATGGGGACGGATTTGCGGACGATCATCTTCGAGATCGGCGGGGGCATCCGGGGCAACGCCCGCTTCAAGGCCGTCCAACTCGGCGGGCCCTCTGGGGGGTGCCTCACGGAACAGCACCTGCACCTGCCGGTGACCTTCGATTCGCTGCAGGACGCCGGCGCCATGATGGGCTCGGGCGGCGTCGTCGTCATGGACGACACGAACTGCATGGTGGACGTGGCCCGCTTCTTCACGCAGTTCAGCGTCGACGAGTCCTGCGGCAAGTGCGTTCCCTGCCGCGTGGGCCTCAAGGTCATGCTGGGCACGCTGGAGAAGATCATCGTCGGGCAGGGGGAGCCCTCGGACCTGGCGCTCCTGGAGAGGCAGGCCAACCACATCGCCGCCACCTCCCACTGCGGCCTCGGGCAGGCGGCCCCCAACCCCGTCCTGAGCACCCTGCGGTACTTCCGCGACGAGTACGAGGCCCACATCCGCGAGAAGCGCTGCCCGGCGCTGGTCTGCACGGACCTCATCCGCTTCGAGATCGACGCGGAGGCCTGCAAGCGCTGCGGACTGTGCGTGAAGGTCTGCCCCGTCAATGCCATTTCCTGGCAGAAGAAGGAGCCGGCCGTCCTGCACCGTGACCGGTGCATCCGCTGCAAGTCCTGCATCCGGGCCTGCAGGTTCAAGGCGATCCACTAGAGGAACCCCATGATCACCCTGAAAGTCAACAACATCGAGGTCACCGTCCCGCGGGGGAGCACCATCCTGCAGGCCGCCGAGAAGGCGGGCGTCTTCGTTCCGACGCTCTGCCACGACAAGCGGATCACCCCCTTCGGGGCCTGCCGCCTCTGCGTCGTCGAGGACCGGAAGAAGCCCGGCAGCCTGATCCCGTCGTGCTTCACCCCCGCGCGGGACCGCATGGAGATCCTCACGGAGACCCCCGCCGTACTCGACGCCGTGCGGACCCAGCTGCAGCTCATCCTCGTGAACCACCCCTTGGACTGCCCCGTGTGCGACAAGGCCGGCGAGTGTACCCTGCAGGACCTGGTGATCCGCTACAACATCACCGAGTCCCCTTTCGGGACAGAGCGTTTCGCGCGCTACGTGGACCGCCGCTCGCCGCTCATCGAGCGCGACATGACCCGCTGCGTCCTGTGCGGCCGCTGCGTGCGGATCTGCGGCGAGCTGCAGGGCCGGGACGAGCTGGAGTTTCTCCACCGGGGCCACCGGACGGTTGTGGGAACCGACGGGGGCCGGCCCCTCGATTGCGACTTCTGCGGGCTCTGCGTCTCCACCTGTCCCGTGGGCGCGCTCAACGACAAGCTCTTCAAGGACCGGACCCGCGTCTGGAAACTTCGGCAGGAAACCACCGTCTGCAGCCACTGCGGCCTCGTCTGCCGGGCCGACTTCCACCTGGAAGAGGGACGGCTGCGGCGCGTGACACCGGCCGCCGCGTCGGGAGGCGAAAAAGGCCTTCTCTGCGCGAGGGGGCAGTTCGGCTGGCGTGCCTTCGAGAGCCCCGGCCGTCTCGGCGCCCCGAAGCTCCGCAGGGACGGGGCGTTGTGCGAGGCCGGCTGGGACGAGGCCGTCGGCCATGCGGCGAAGGCCCTCGACGACATCCGGCGCGCCCACGGCGCGGCGTCGATCGCCCTGCTCACGGCGGACCATCTCACGACGGAGGAGGCGGCTGCCTGGGGCGCCTTCTGGCGGGACACCCTGGGCGGCGGCCCGATCGGCTCGATCCAGGCGGGCGGGTACCGCCGGATCCTCGAGATCCTCGAAGGCGCCCGGGGCACGCGGGTCGCAGTGGGGACCCTCCGGGATCTCGACGAAGCGAATGTCCTCATCGTCCTGGGAGGAGGGGCCGCCGAGATGCACCCCGTGCTCAAGCCCCTCGTCAACAGCTGGATGAAAAAGGGCGACAGGCAGCTCGCCGTCGTCTCGTCCTGGCCCGACGCCCTGACACGGCGGGCGACACTTGCCCTCACCGTCGGCCCCGGGCTGGTGGAGGAATTCTGCGCGGAGCTTCTCGAGGCCCTCGGCCCGGAGAGGATAAATCCCCCGGCTGACCTGGCGCGGTTCGGCATCGACTCCTGCACCCTGGCCCGCCTCATCGGCCTGCTCGAGGAAAAGCGGGACATCGTGGTGCTCGTCGCACCGGAGCCCTGCGGGGACAACCGGCACAAGGCGCGCCTGGCGGCCTTCCTGCAGGACCGGGTTCGGGCCGTCTTGCCCTTGGGAGGGCAGGCCAACAGCGCCGGCGCCGTGTTCGAAGCGGGCTTTACCTCCGGTGAAGTGGCCGTCGACGGGCTGTCTCTTGTCGAGGCCATTGAGGCCGGCCGCATCCGGGCACTCTACCTCCTGGGCGAAGATCCCCTCGAGAGCCTGCCTGAGCCGTCGCGGGTGCGGCAGGCCATGGAAAAGCTCGACTGCATCGTCTGCCAGGGCCCCTTCGAAACGACCGTGACCGGCCTTGCGCACGTGGTCCTGCCCGCGGCCCTCCTCCACGAGAAGCGGGGGACCGTTCTGTCGCTCCTGGGGGAGAAGCGCACCCTCCGTCCCGTGCTGCCCCCCTTCGGGCGGTCCCGGCCGGACGGGGAGATCCTCCGGGCCCTCGCCGCGGCCCTCGGCAGCGAGGCCGTGCCCCGCGTGCCGGCTGCCCCGGCGGCGCAGAAGACGGCGATCCTGTCCGTTGATGCCGTGCCGCAGGATGCCGGGCAGGGGATGCCCTTCATCCTCGAGGCGGTGCCCTCGCTCTTCGGCGACGGGATCCTGTCGAGGCAGAGCCCCGATCTGGCGCAGCTGCGCCGGGGCCTCCGGGTCGTGATGAGCGCCGGGGACTTCGAGCGCCTGGGGCTTGCGGAGCGTGAGATCGTGGAGGTCAGGACTCCCTTCGGCTGCGCCCGGGCCGAGGCGGAGCGGGACGCGGCCGTGCCGTGCAGCCGGCTTCTCCTGCGCCACGCGGCGGGCAGCGCCGCAGGTCTTTCCCTCACCCGGCCGGGCACAAGCGCCGTGCCGGCGGCCATTGCGAGGATCGGGACATGACGACAGCGGATTTCCTGTGGGGCGTAGTGCGGATCGTCCTCATCTTTTCGGCCGTCATGGGCCTTGTCGCCTATATGACCCTGATGGAGAGACGCTTTTTGGGCTTCTTCCAGGTCCGGCTGGGCCCCAACCGCGTCGGCCCCGGGGGCCTGCTGCAGCCGATCGCCGACGGGATCAAGCTCCTCTTCAAGGAGGACATGACCGTCTCCCATGCGAACCGCTTCTGGTTTCTCCTGGCGCCGGCCATCGCGCTCGTGTCGGTGCTGGCCT
This region includes:
- a CDS encoding 4Fe-4S binding protein gives rise to the protein MFLPGGKVFQVLSEEHFTETLKGFFASLQHPTSPLLSEPRTEKEIPGIEHLDFFAKQKLIVLRNRGHIDAESIEEYIAHDGYLALYKALTAMTPEEVIGEVKLSGLRGRGGAGFPTGTKWEEARKYAAFPKYVICNGDEGDPGAFMDRSVMESDPHAVLEGMIVCGYAIGARQGYIYVRAEYPLALRMLRTAIDRAREKGFLGRNVLGTGFDFDIDIYPGAGAFVCGESTALMYSIEGRRGMPRIKPPRSTESGLWGRPTCLNNVETFANIPRIILNGGAWFRSIGTEDSTGTKVFSLTGAVKNVGLVEVPMGTDLRTIIFEIGGGIRGNARFKAVQLGGPSGGCLTEQHLHLPVTFDSLQDAGAMMGSGGVVVMDDTNCMVDVARFFTQFSVDESCGKCVPCRVGLKVMLGTLEKIIVGQGEPSDLALLERQANHIAATSHCGLGQAAPNPVLSTLRYFRDEYEAHIREKRCPALVCTDLIRFEIDAEACKRCGLCVKVCPVNAISWQKKEPAVLHRDRCIRCKSCIRACRFKAIH
- a CDS encoding molybdopterin-dependent oxidoreductase, whose amino-acid sequence is MITLKVNNIEVTVPRGSTILQAAEKAGVFVPTLCHDKRITPFGACRLCVVEDRKKPGSLIPSCFTPARDRMEILTETPAVLDAVRTQLQLILVNHPLDCPVCDKAGECTLQDLVIRYNITESPFGTERFARYVDRRSPLIERDMTRCVLCGRCVRICGELQGRDELEFLHRGHRTVVGTDGGRPLDCDFCGLCVSTCPVGALNDKLFKDRTRVWKLRQETTVCSHCGLVCRADFHLEEGRLRRVTPAAASGGEKGLLCARGQFGWRAFESPGRLGAPKLRRDGALCEAGWDEAVGHAAKALDDIRRAHGAASIALLTADHLTTEEAAAWGAFWRDTLGGGPIGSIQAGGYRRILEILEGARGTRVAVGTLRDLDEANVLIVLGGGAAEMHPVLKPLVNSWMKKGDRQLAVVSSWPDALTRRATLALTVGPGLVEEFCAELLEALGPERINPPADLARFGIDSCTLARLIGLLEEKRDIVVLVAPEPCGDNRHKARLAAFLQDRVRAVLPLGGQANSAGAVFEAGFTSGEVAVDGLSLVEAIEAGRIRALYLLGEDPLESLPEPSRVRQAMEKLDCIVCQGPFETTVTGLAHVVLPAALLHEKRGTVLSLLGEKRTLRPVLPPFGRSRPDGEILRALAAALGSEAVPRVPAAPAAQKTAILSVDAVPQDAGQGMPFILEAVPSLFGDGILSRQSPDLAQLRRGLRVVMSAGDFERLGLAEREIVEVRTPFGCARAEAERDAAVPCSRLLLRHAAGSAAGLSLTRPGTSAVPAAIARIGT